One Tursiops truncatus isolate mTurTru1 chromosome 3, mTurTru1.mat.Y, whole genome shotgun sequence DNA segment encodes these proteins:
- the SIMC1 gene encoding SUMO-interacting motif-containing protein 1 isoform X4 codes for MEDFIVISDDSGSESSGGTRSGRARRLRRALSRTTGALPRRTVDFIDLTRETRPRAKDRNGLCVIDLTGSEEENRPIATLDLTLEPVAPSQKEPASLQACASLSSKEVMEGRVDRSSRPAARRIINSDPVDLDLLEETAFEGPQPPVSISGGSVYPGEPNCSSTIFKGDLGFLASLQLSSDIHSLPATSNNGSRSNQRAPLPCPQQDVPCPPQALPCPLRALPCPLRASPCPPRASSCPPRALSCPSQTMQCQLQTLPPPPQEGPCPPQDVPCPQNVACAQQNMPSPPQDSSWQLQHSQSPPQDSLGLPQDVPGPPQNITYPQDVAHLKDMPQSPGDMLQSSGDMPQSSGDMPQSLRDVPQSPADVLQSPADVSQSPANVPQSPRDTPPSPGSVPHSPGEIPHLSGDVLHSPGDMSCLPEDMPHTLRDLPHLPKLRPDSPQNDVQNHDTPMDVSAPSSPSCSPNPQSETSLEKVPWLSVTETPARKEISLSEPVNPRSAQVQARTPQGGLYNRPCLHRLKYFLRPPVHHLFFQTLIPDKDTREKN; via the coding sequence GACTTCATTGACTTAACTAGAGAAACCAGACCAAGGGCAAAGGATCGCAATGGACTCTGTGTGATTGACCTAACAGGATCTGAGGAAGAAAATAGACCTATTGCCACTCTTGACTTGACTCTAGAACCCGTTGCTCCTTCCCAGAAAGAGCCAGCCAGTCTTCAAGCATGTGCCAGCCTCTCCAGCAAAGAGGTGATGGAAGGGCGGGTAGACAGAAGCTCTCGGCCTGCAGCACGGAGAATCATTAACAGTGATCCTGTGGATTTGGACCTTTTGGAAGAAACTGCATTTGAAGGTCCCCAGCCCCCTGTGTCCATCAGTGGGGGCTCTGTTTATCCAGGAGAGCCGAATTGTAGCTCAACCATATTCAAAGGTGACCTCGGCTTCTTGGCAAGCCTACAGCTATCTTCAGATATTCACTCCCTCCCTGCAACAAGCAATAATGGTAGCCGTAGCAATCAAAGGGCACCCTTGCCATGCCCACAGCAAGATGTGCCTTGCCCTCCACAAGCCTTGCCATGCCCACTGAGAGCTTTGCCATGCCCACTGCGAGCCTCACCATGTCCACCACGAGCCTCCTCATGCCCACCACGAGCCTTGTCATGCCCATCACAAACCATGCAGTGCCAACTACAAACTTTGCCTCCCCCACCTCAAGAAGGGCCATGCCCTCCTCAAGATGTGCCATGCCCTCAGAATGTGGCATGCGCTCAGCAGAATATGCCAAGTCCACCTCAAGACTCATCATGGCAACTTCAACACTCACAAAGCCCACCTCAAGACTCACTGGGCCTACCTCAAGATGTACCAGGCCCACCTCAAAACATAACGTATCCACAAGATGTGGCACACCTGAAAGACATGCCACAGTCACCAGGAGATATGCTACAATCATCAGGAGACATGCCACAATCATCAGGAGACATGCCCCAGTCACTAAGAGATGTGCCACAGTCACCAGCTGATGTCCTACAGTCACCAGCAGATGTGTCACAGTCACCAGCCAATGTACCACAGTCACCAAGAGACACGCCACCGTCACCAGGAAGTGTACCACATTCACCTGGAGAAATCCCACACTTATCAGGAGATGTGCTACATTCACCTGGGGACATGTCATGCTTGCCAGAAGACATGCCACACACACTTAGAGACTTGCCTCATTTACCAAAACTCAGGCCTGACTCTCCGCAAAATGATGTACAGAACCATGACACCCCTATGGATGTCTCAGCTCCATCCTCTCCAAGCTGCTCTCCCAACCCACAGTCTGAAACTTCCTTAGAGAAAGTTCCTTGGCTCTCTGTCACAGAAACTCCAGCCAGAAAAGAGATATCACTGTCAGAGCCTGTCAACCCCAGATCTGCCCAGGTGCAAGCACGAACACCACAAGGTGGGTTGTACAACAGACCATGCCTGCATAGACTGAAGTACTTCTTACGACCTCCGGTGCATCACCTCTTCTTCCAGACACTAATACCAGATAAAGACACAAGAGAG